Proteins co-encoded in one Melitaea cinxia chromosome 13, ilMelCinx1.1, whole genome shotgun sequence genomic window:
- the LOC123658838 gene encoding MATH and LRR domain-containing protein PFE0570w-like — protein MEIGAVKQDFNNEIIQLKKNLNQAKTQTIHKLTRKAKTLTEKKCPENLKEKFKRKAESAVREVLVIKKVKARDIARFIVTHTGKLNDYLNKPTIDNNKACARLLLHKSLQDKYKHIRGKFSNVSIDDLFMSRQERLKLKKEEIEKQKNKKKRKEENRKKRLSNAINVEGEWDVENTTDKSKDTSKKDTVKKDKIIEDEEMSQGDDLSDADDDKEENNSVLSDKSDDISDNSEELDESNDESVHIKQTDNDSNDDDDDDADDNDEEREDKEEVENITDSKINKEIVLNKVIKNNSKNKVELNSNKPESEVFELKMKPNNKSENKAKKVEKKVKDVHKNKNLKDKLQKRKFNKESEGLEAKTKKVLVDQFFVTSTGNNYKSLVEPRNPDEVKDEHKRGNRKYRRAVMFGHVLKTKPKKNGLQYSSSNNFTKKSSYNTKQFFTNQNNVNGKEDNKNRQFDNRNNNLSSKGVDKRYAVPEKLHPSWEAKKKQSAILPFQGKKIVFDDS, from the exons atggaaaTCGGTGCTGTGAAACAAGACTTTAATAACGAg ATTATACAGTTGAAAAAGAATTTAAACCAAGCTAAAACACAGACAATACATAAGCTGACGAGAAAAGCTAAGACTTTGACAGAGAAAAAATGTCCAGAAAATTTGAAAGAGAAATTCAAACGGAAGGCGGAGTCTGCAGTGAGAGAAGTGTTGGTTATAAag AAAGTCAAAGCAAGAGATATAGCACGGTTCATCGTCACACATACAGGAAAACTAAATGACTATTTGAATAAACCAACTATTGACAATAACAAGGCATGTGCACGGTTGCTTCTACACAAGTCACTGCAAGATAAGTATAAACATATCAGAGGGAAGTTTTCTAATGTATCAATAGATGATCTGTTTATGTCTAGACAAGAAAGATTAAAgcttaaaaaagaagaaattgaaaaacagaaaaataaaaagaagagaaAAGAAGAAAATAGGAAAAAACGATTATCTAACGCCATTAATGTTGAAGGTGAATGGGATGTAGAAAATACTACAGACAAAAGTAAAGACACAAGTAAAAAGGACACAGTTAAAAAGGATAAAATTATAGAAGACGAAGAGATGTCTCAAGGTGATGATTTATCGGATGCTGATGATGATAAGGAagaaaataatagtgttttaaGTGATAAATCTGATGACATTAGTGACAATTCTGAAGAACTTGATGAGTCAAATGATGAAAGTGTTCATATAAAACAAACTGATAATGATtctaatgatgatgatgatgatgacgccgatgataatgatgaagagCGAGAAGACAAAGAAGAAGTAGAAAATATTACtgatagtaaaattaataaagaaattgtgCTAAACAAAGTcatcaaaaataatagtaaaaataaagtagaacTTAATTCAAATAAACCTGAAAGTGAAGTATTTGAGTTAAAAATGAAACCAAATAACAAGTCagaaaataaagcaaaaaagGTAGAGAAGAAAGTTAAAGATGTCCACAAAAACAagaatttaaaagataaattacagAAAAGGAAATTTAACAAAGAGTCAGAAGGTTTAGaggcaaaaacaaaaaaagttttagtagATCAATTCTTTGTCACATCCACTGGGAATAATTACAAGTCTCTGGTGGAACCGAGAAATCCAGATGAAGTAAAAGATGAACATAAACGTGGCAATAGAAAATATAGACGAGCTGTAATGTTTGGacatgttttaaaaacaaaaccaaaGAAAAATGGCTTACAATATAGCAGcagtaataattttacaaaaaaatctagTTATAATACTAAACAGTTTTTTACTAATCAAAATAATGTCAACGGAaaagaagataataaaaatagacaatttgataatagaaataataatttaagttcaAAAGGAGTTGATAAAAGGTATGCAGTTCCAGAAAAACTACATCCTTCTTGGGAAGCAAAGAAAAAGCAATCTGCTATATTACCTTTTCAGggtaaaaaaatcgtttttgatgattcataa
- the LOC123659310 gene encoding 60S ribosomal protein L36: MAPRFEIAVGLRKGHKTTKISAGKKGITDKAIKIRPARLKGLQTKHSKFVRDLVREVVGHAPYEKRAMELLKVSKDKRALKFLKRRLGTHIRAKRKREEMSNVLVQMRKAAAQAHHATTHAH; this comes from the exons ATGGCGCCCCGGTTTGAGATCGCAGTTGGTCTGCGAAAAGGCCACAAAACAACCAAAATATCCGCTGGCAAAAAGGGTATTACAGACAAAGCGATTAAGATCAGACCTGCCAGACTAAAGGgt TTACAAACCAAGCACTCCAAGTTTGTACGTGATTTAGTCCGAGAAGTCGTAGGACACGCTCCGTATGAAAAGAGGGCTATGGAATTACTTAAG GTGTCAAAAGACAAGCGAGCTCTTAAGTTCCTGAAGCGTCGCCTCGGCACACACATTCGTGCCAAGAGGAAGCGTGAAGAGATGAGCAATGTGTTGGTACAGATGAGGAAGGCGGCCGCTCAAGCCCACCACGCCACCACACATGCGCACTAA